The following nucleotide sequence is from candidate division KSB1 bacterium.
GGACAAGCGCTTTGAAATCATCAAGACTTTCGACAACTACATCAGGTGTTGCCTGACAATGCCGCACATAGCCTTCTGCGATGTACTGATCCAGTTCCTCGTAAGCAGTATCCTGCAGGACCTCAAATGCTTTCCTTACAATTTCCTTGTTTCGTTCTTCGGTATTCATGTTTGTGCACGAAAGCGAAAAAGCGGCTATGCATAGGATACAGACGCAGGTCAGAAAACAAAAAACACGTACATTTTTTAGACTCATCTCTCCTCCTAATTGAATGACTTTGGCTTGCTTAATCTCTGTTATTTGGTGGGTCCGATCCCACCCAACTCTACTGCAATGTAGCAACAACCGCGGTTTTAAACAGTCCCGCCCTTGCTTGCCTTCATTTCCTCTATCAATGCAGGAATCGCGTTCTCTAGATTCTTCTTATAAATTTTAGCAAACAACTTTCCGAAGAAAGAGACGCCCATGCCATCGGCCTCAATTACCCAGGTAAGTTTAGTGCTGCGTGCATCAACCTCCTCAAAGATGTGGTCGTAATGGACGGCTAACCACAGGAAACGCCCTCCCCACTTCCAATTATTATATGGGTTGAATTCGACCATGGTGAAGGCAGATTTGATGCCATTGCTCAGATAAATGACGCCTTGCGACTTTGGGTTCAATGGACTTCCAGCCCGGAGTTTCACCTGCTTGATGTGCTTAGCCCAGGTCGGCCATTTCTCGACATTTGACAAATGCTGCCAGGCGTCTTTAACTGGCAACTCAACTATGAACTCTCGTCGAAGCAGCATACGCATTTTGTTAATCCATCCTGCTGTCTATCAATATGACTATATTTTATAATGCCGAAAATAGCAATCTAAATGTATATACTTCTCTGGTTTGGCGATTTGAACTGCGCAATTGGAAGAGAATACCATCATGAGTTCCTCCTCCTTTTTTCGGCGGGAAATCTTATTTACAAAATGTAAAATTACCAAGAATTAGTCAAGAAAAAATATTTTCAGGGGAGGATTCAAGGTGGTCGAGGCCTGCAACCGACCGCAAACAAATTTTTGCTCAGAAAAAGCAGGAAGCTATGACAACTACAGCGTCACGACAGGTGAAGAAGCAAAACCCGTTTCTTCAAACGGTGGCACAACCGCAAAATACCTGCCGAACGCCGTGTCGTTTGGTCCGGGTATGCCCGGTGAAAAATACATGGGACATACGGCAAATGAGTTCAAGAAGCTGAGCAATCTGCTTTTGGATACGCAGATGTTTTCCGAAATGATGTTGCGTATTGGCAATCTGGAAACGCTGTAGGATCGCTTTGGAACTGATCCTTTAGGAGATTCAACGTCAGCATGAACAAACACGACGGTTGGCGTCGTTCAATTCTAACTATTTCATACGAGAGTTGACAAAACTTAGCGGTTGAGCTTCTCTACTTGCGTAACACACATGAGGAAAGAAGAAAGGAGTTCAATATGACAGAGGGTTTTGTATTAGCTGATGGCGACGGGCCAGTGATTTTTAAGTTTTAGCTTAAGGGAAGAAAACAAAGAGACAGCATAATCTAAATATTCAAACCCAGGAACTCACGTTCGGCTCTGGCAATATATTCACTATCTTGGTAAAAAGCCAACAAATTACTCAACTCAAGTTGTGCGAGGCGGGGATCTCCGGCTTTAAGATAAGCGATCCCGATCATAAATTGAGCGTCATCAGTCTTATTATTGTTTTCAAAAGCGAAAACTCTCTCGAACTCAGCAATGGCCACTTGGTAATTTCCCAAAGCATAATTGCTCTCTGCAATCCAGTACTGAGCGTTGTCAGCCAAATTATCCGAGTCGCTCTGACGCAGCAATTCCTGAAATTTTACAATAGCCAGATCAAACCTTTTCCCGTAGACATCATCAAGGGCGTCCTGGTAATATTGTGCATACTCGGAATTACTTTTCAGGCGAGGAGCAGTTTGATTTGTGGAAGCGAAGTTAAAGTCGCTTCCTTTAGGTACGTCAAAAAGGTTACTGAGCGCCGCGAGCTGATGGTCGGCTTCTTGCATTTCCAGGCGTAAACTATCGAGCATCGAGTTTCTGGAGCCTGAAAGTTTTTCTAACTCAGCTATTTCAACTTCCAAGTCCAAAAAGAGTTCTTCACTCAGAAAGTCTTGCTCAGCGGCGCTCATGTCGGCGCTGGAGGGACCAATACCAAGAGCTGCCAATATTTCCCGTCTTTGAAGATCTTCTAGTTTTGTTGCCTCCTGATCTAAAATCGCAAATTGCGTTATTAAATCCGAGTTTTCAGATTCGCTATAACCGTTTTTTGAGTTGGCAAATTCGTCGTCATAAGCGACAGTTGGTACGCGTCCGCTGCACACCATAAATAATCCCCAAATCATTAAAAGAAGTGAAATAAATGAGGTGCTTAAGATTCTTCTTACTTCGGACATGATGTGTACTCCTTTAGTTATAAAACATTAATAATTGCAAAGCGTCCGCTGACCTTGATTATTTCTATGGTGTCAATCGCCCATCAAAATGTGGCAAAGATGGATGACACCACTACAAGGAATAAAATATATTTTCGCATTTTTTCACCTCAGATGTGTTGTGAGACTTGCCATAAGTGCTGAAAAAATGTTTAAGCTTTTTTGAGGAACACATCCATTAATGCAAAGGGTGTACCAATCTTTAAGATATGTATTTAAGTGCTAAATAAACAGTATACTGATAGGGAGCGCTGTTTAAGAAACATGTAAATTTGTGCGGGGTTTTTTCATGATTGTAATACAAAAGCGTAATGAGGGATTTTAAACTTAAAATTTATCGAATATCAGCGTCTAGGAAAAATAGTTTGAGTAAAATTTACCCTCGCCGATCTTTTCGATGACTTTGTAATGTGAGATTGTTTTGCCGATCATTGGCTACCCATAATCTTGTTTGTAAAAAGTGTTGATTTAAATGCTTTCGAGGAGGCGGATTTGTAAACTTCCAAAGGTAAAGAAACTCTAACAAATCAAGGGAAAATTCTAAATGGTCATCAAAGGTGATTTGAATGAGGAACCATCGACTGGTTCCGCAACCAGTTAAAGCTCTATTCAAAAGGCCAGGAAAGATTTGTCCCGCTCCACCCCACTCTCAGGAAAATGCTGCTGGACCGGAAAGCGGAAATTGAATATTTCGACCCGGATGAACATATAATCCCATTTATTCGGGACACTCTCACCGCTTATTTGAGCCGGGCTAAAAAGAAAGCTGGAATCGACAAGAAGGGGGCTGTTCACATTTTAAGACATACGGCGTCGACGAAGCTTTTGAGTAATTCTCAGAATATCCGCTATGCTCAGGAACTCCTGGGACATAAAGACATCAGTACAACACAAATTTATACGCCTGTCACCAAAGAGGAACCGGATAAGGCTGTGAAGCAAGCATTTTCTTAATACTTAGGCTGCGTATCACTGTTAACCTTTTATGTTGAAAAAGAGGGATTTAGATCCCCCACCCCCCACTTAAGTGAACATTAGCACCATTTATATAGCACGCCTCATCCGAGAGAAGAAACCGCACAATAGAGACCACATCTTGGGTGCTACCTATATATCCGGCCGGAATTTTCTTCGCCATGGCTTCCAATTCTGCTTCAGGCGCGCTACCGGAGTTAATGAATCCGGGGGAAATGGCGTTAACTGTGATTCCATGCGGTGCCAGTAAGCGTGCCAATGACCGCGTTAATACAAGTACCCCAACCTTTGCAATGTAATGTGCGGTGAGTTGAGGTTGAGCGACTTGGCGATCCGCATTGGCCATGCTAAAACTGATGATACGCCCCCATTTACGCGCCTTCATCCCGGGCGCTACCGCACGACTCAAGTAAAAAACGGGATGTAGATTATTATCAAACATGGCATGCCAGCCTTCGACGGTTTCTTCGAGAAGATTTATGCGGTGATACGGTCCAGCGCAATTGATTACAGCGTCGATGCGTCCCCACTCCCGCTCTACTTGCTTCGCAAGTCCTTCAGCAGGTTTGGGCTTGGAGA
It contains:
- a CDS encoding tetratricopeptide repeat protein yields the protein MSEVRRILSTSFISLLLMIWGLFMVCSGRVPTVAYDDEFANSKNGYSESENSDLITQFAILDQEATKLEDLQRREILAALGIGPSSADMSAAEQDFLSEELFLDLEVEIAELEKLSGSRNSMLDSLRLEMQEADHQLAALSNLFDVPKGSDFNFASTNQTAPRLKSNSEYAQYYQDALDDVYGKRFDLAIVKFQELLRQSDSDNLADNAQYWIAESNYALGNYQVAIAEFERVFAFENNNKTDDAQFMIGIAYLKAGDPRLAQLELSNLLAFYQDSEYIARAEREFLGLNI
- a CDS encoding SRPBCC family protein; the encoded protein is MLLRREFIVELPVKDAWQHLSNVEKWPTWAKHIKQVKLRAGSPLNPKSQGVIYLSNGIKSAFTMVEFNPYNNWKWGGRFLWLAVHYDHIFEEVDARSTKLTWVIEADGMGVSFFGKLFAKIYKKNLENAIPALIEEMKASKGGTV
- a CDS encoding tyrosine-type recombinase/integrase; this encodes MLLDRKAEIEYFDPDEHIIPFIRDTLTAYLSRAKKKAGIDKKGAVHILRHTASTKLLSNSQNIRYAQELLGHKDISTTQIYTPVTKEEPDKAVKQAFS
- a CDS encoding SDR family oxidoreductase encodes the protein MDERVALITGGARGIGRAIALSLADEGWKIAVCYRTSQTDGEKTLAEIRKRGSHGLAIRCDVSKPKPAEGLAKQVEREWGRIDAVINCAGPYHRINLLEETVEGWHAMFDNNLHPVFYLSRAVAPGMKARKWGRIISFSMANADRQVAQPQLTAHYIAKVGVLVLTRSLARLLAPHGITVNAISPGFINSGSAPEAELEAMAKKIPAGYIGSTQDVVSIVRFLLSDEACYINGANVHLSGGWGI